A window of the Methanospirillum lacunae genome harbors these coding sequences:
- a CDS encoding carboxylesterase/lipase family protein, with protein sequence MKQFLTILSILIACLVIIGISTGSSQNESPSAIVKTDAGLISGVQQDNLRVFHGIPFAAPPTGELRWKPPAPPIPWDGVKETKEYSATCPQRVSTGKTPSSGSQPLNMSEDCLCLNVWTPAQSDDEKLPVMVFFYGGGFADVAGSMPVYNGTTLAEKDVIVVTPNYRLGALGFLAHPELDAESIHNSSGNYGILDQIAALQWVQRNIESFGGDPSRVTLFGQSAGAESILVHLASPESKGLYQQAIVQSGPFWADGAIINATHSKADAEQFGEWFAQKLGCSGPDAIKQMRNISPEDLINATPWTPSSFWSTHTVMFEPTVDGWILPDTLDTVFRLHQENPVPLIIGNNANDGTTLSADANMTVDEYITFLTNRFGDKAGAVLEKYPANTTADVQLRLAEIMTDYDFSDSVKFAAGSMGDISPNTFMYRYSYVLPGQPLGAFHGSETLLLFNVPGVQSDPAVAANVVDLWTRFAKTGDPNGGMNITWPSYTLKKDQYLDIDTVPVVKTGNSTIALLQDLES encoded by the coding sequence ATGAAACAATTTCTGACAATCCTTTCTATCCTGATAGCCTGCCTGGTAATTATTGGGATATCTACCGGATCATCACAGAATGAATCCCCATCGGCAATAGTAAAGACAGACGCCGGTTTGATATCAGGTGTTCAGCAGGATAATCTCCGTGTTTTTCACGGCATCCCATTTGCTGCACCACCAACCGGAGAACTACGATGGAAACCGCCAGCACCCCCGATACCCTGGGATGGTGTGAAAGAGACAAAGGAATATTCTGCAACCTGTCCACAGCGGGTTTCCACCGGTAAGACTCCCTCATCAGGATCACAGCCGCTCAACATGAGTGAAGACTGCTTGTGTCTCAATGTCTGGACCCCGGCACAGAGTGATGACGAAAAGCTACCGGTTATGGTCTTTTTCTATGGAGGGGGATTTGCTGATGTGGCTGGATCCATGCCGGTCTATAATGGAACCACTCTGGCAGAAAAGGACGTCATCGTGGTCACTCCAAATTACCGGCTTGGAGCGTTGGGTTTCCTTGCCCACCCTGAACTTGATGCCGAATCTATCCATAATAGTTCAGGAAATTATGGAATCCTCGATCAGATCGCTGCCTTGCAGTGGGTCCAGCGTAACATCGAATCGTTTGGAGGTGACCCATCCCGGGTGACACTATTTGGGCAGTCAGCGGGAGCGGAAAGTATTCTCGTACATCTGGCAAGCCCGGAGAGTAAGGGTCTTTACCAGCAGGCAATTGTTCAGAGTGGTCCTTTCTGGGCGGATGGGGCGATTATCAATGCCACCCATTCCAAAGCGGATGCTGAACAATTTGGTGAATGGTTTGCACAAAAACTCGGATGCTCCGGGCCTGATGCCATTAAACAGATGCGAAATATCAGTCCAGAAGACCTGATCAATGCTACACCCTGGACACCGTCCTCATTCTGGAGTACCCACACGGTCATGTTTGAGCCAACGGTTGACGGTTGGATTCTCCCTGACACCCTGGATACTGTGTTCCGTCTCCACCAGGAAAATCCGGTCCCTCTCATTATCGGAAACAATGCCAATGACGGAACAACCCTTTCGGCTGATGCCAATATGACGGTTGATGAGTACATAACGTTCCTTACAAACCGGTTCGGGGATAAAGCAGGTGCGGTTCTTGAAAAATATCCTGCTAATACAACTGCTGACGTGCAGCTCAGACTGGCAGAGATCATGACTGATTACGATTTCAGTGACTCGGTGAAGTTTGCAGCTGGATCCATGGGAGATATCAGCCCTAACACGTTCATGTACCGGTACTCGTATGTCCTTCCCGGGCAGCCATTAGGTGCTTTTCATGGAAGTGAGACGTTACTGTTGTTTAATGTTCCAGGAGTTCAATCCGATCCGGCAGTGGCCGCGAATGTAGTAGATCTCTGGACACGGTTCGCGAAGACCGGAGATCCAAATGGTGGAATGAATATTACCTGGCCGAGTTACACCCTGAAGAAAGATCAGTACCTTGATATTGATACGGTCCCGGTAGTGAAAACCGGGAATTCAACGATTGCTCTATTACAAGACCTGGAATCATAA
- a CDS encoding DUF4435 domain-containing protein has protein sequence MASRQNAEVIYTSLVMKRQIDKRAIIVVEGTTDERVFYRFFGDEKVRYEITYNKEKVIDVVNFANRDSFCGLFGIIDCDYDFILNMCKNIPNLLYTDSHDIITMIFYSNAFDLFLREYGYDPEILKINPNVLITLLNIVMPLGIYRLLIEQNKSSIQVQIKNAKIEDFLDFNNFSFKIEEFINNTLIPNNDEGINTISIMKKINENLKNTSVDIWHICKGHDLIVVLSQFLILKIGNNRKGKKLDNDLTEAALRAYYEMNFFISTKLFKSIVDWNLKNRDYLFINNIE, from the coding sequence TTGGCATCTCGTCAAAATGCTGAAGTGATTTACACTTCACTTGTAATGAAGAGACAAATTGATAAAAGGGCGATAATCGTTGTTGAAGGAACAACCGATGAGAGAGTTTTCTATCGGTTTTTTGGAGATGAAAAAGTTCGATATGAGATTACTTATAATAAGGAAAAGGTTATTGATGTCGTAAATTTTGCTAATAGAGATTCATTTTGTGGTTTATTTGGTATAATTGATTGTGATTATGATTTTATATTGAATATGTGTAAAAATATTCCCAATTTACTGTATACTGACTCTCATGACATCATAACAATGATTTTTTATTCTAATGCATTTGATTTATTTTTAAGGGAATATGGATATGATCCTGAAATTCTTAAAATAAATCCAAATGTTCTAATTACTCTTTTAAACATTGTTATGCCTTTAGGGATATACCGACTATTAATTGAACAAAATAAGAGTTCCATCCAAGTTCAAATTAAAAATGCAAAAATTGAAGATTTTCTAGACTTTAACAATTTTTCTTTCAAGATAGAAGAATTTATTAACAATACATTAATTCCAAATAATGATGAAGGAATTAATACTATCTCAATAATGAAGAAAATTAATGAAAACCTTAAAAACACATCGGTAGATATTTGGCATATCTGTAAAGGTCACGATCTGATTGTAGTATTATCTCAATTTTTAATCTTGAAAATTGGAAATAATCGAAAAGGAAAAAAACTGGATAATGACTTAACAGAAGCAGCACTAAGGGCTTATTATGAAATGAATTTTTTTATCTCAACTAAATTATTTAAGTCTATAGTTGATTGGAATCTTAAAAATAGGGATTATTTATTTATAAATAATATTGAATGA
- a CDS encoding TIGR03768 family metallophosphoesterase, translating into MKPLVVPGIVLVLFLIGGIAGAYPIDSTVVTTLNRTIIPVAVPLTSPQILPDDVSNYSVYGYGVWKFGDGLGYEKRIDLMPTGYSYASENGSAKLLRFFDMTDVHITDKETPTQGIYFGYKGGQSSGYSPVMLSSTQVLDAAIQTVNALHTEDPFDFGIALGDVANNEQYNEIRWFIDVMDGKRINPDSGVKDDPVPGPLNDYQDVYQAAGLNKSIPWYEVLGNHDHNWIGTNPPDGYLKSNYTGAYILNMGNIFTNPLGIKSRGFYMGAIDGRTVNGDIIGVGNVSDFKTPPKVLAADSKRRVLTVPEWMGEFFNTTSNPKGHGFNKSDADSGFACYSFEPKSDIPIKVIVLDDTQNANDTDVGGYGHGSLDNERFTWLVNELDQGQAEGKLMIIAAHIPIATEASGSSLDEYTGWSSVAEISEQQLLDTLHTYPNLILWIAGHRHVNAITPQISPDPDHPELGFWEVETSSLRDFPQQFRTFDIVKNSDNTISIFATDVDPAVKDGTIAAKSRFYAVAADEIFNSSIPYKPSGSYNAELVKQVTPDMQEKIQNLGTPQLS; encoded by the coding sequence ATGAAACCATTGGTGGTACCAGGAATAGTGCTTGTATTATTCCTTATTGGCGGCATCGCTGGAGCCTATCCTATAGATTCCACGGTTGTTACTACCCTGAATCGTACTATCATTCCCGTTGCCGTGCCTCTGACATCACCTCAGATCCTTCCTGATGATGTCTCCAACTACTCGGTATATGGATATGGGGTATGGAAGTTCGGAGATGGACTTGGTTATGAAAAAAGGATTGACCTGATGCCAACCGGTTACTCCTATGCATCGGAGAACGGTTCTGCAAAACTGCTCCGGTTTTTTGACATGACAGATGTTCACATCACTGACAAAGAGACTCCCACACAGGGTATCTATTTTGGGTACAAAGGGGGTCAGTCATCAGGGTATTCACCGGTAATGCTCTCATCCACTCAGGTTCTTGATGCTGCTATCCAGACCGTGAACGCCCTCCATACTGAAGATCCGTTTGACTTTGGTATCGCTCTTGGTGATGTTGCCAACAACGAACAATACAATGAAATCAGATGGTTCATTGATGTCATGGACGGGAAAAGAATAAACCCTGATTCAGGTGTCAAGGATGACCCGGTTCCCGGACCACTGAATGATTACCAGGATGTGTACCAGGCAGCAGGACTGAATAAGTCGATACCCTGGTATGAGGTTCTTGGCAATCACGATCACAACTGGATCGGAACAAATCCCCCTGATGGTTACCTGAAATCGAACTATACCGGAGCCTACATCCTGAATATGGGTAATATTTTCACCAATCCTCTTGGTATCAAGAGCCGTGGATTCTATATGGGTGCAATCGATGGAAGAACGGTGAATGGAGATATCATCGGAGTTGGGAATGTATCTGATTTCAAAACACCTCCAAAAGTTCTGGCTGCCGATTCAAAACGCCGTGTCCTCACAGTTCCTGAATGGATGGGTGAATTTTTCAATACGACTTCAAACCCGAAAGGTCATGGGTTCAATAAATCTGACGCAGATTCAGGTTTTGCATGTTATTCGTTTGAACCTAAATCAGACATTCCGATAAAGGTCATTGTGCTTGACGATACCCAGAATGCGAACGATACTGATGTTGGCGGGTACGGGCATGGTTCACTTGATAATGAACGGTTCACCTGGCTTGTAAACGAACTGGATCAGGGTCAGGCTGAAGGCAAACTGATGATCATTGCTGCTCACATCCCGATAGCAACAGAGGCAAGTGGTTCTTCTCTTGATGAATATACCGGATGGAGCTCGGTTGCTGAGATATCAGAGCAGCAGCTGCTTGATACTCTGCATACCTATCCAAACCTGATCCTGTGGATAGCAGGACATCGACATGTCAATGCCATTACTCCGCAGATATCACCGGATCCTGATCACCCGGAACTCGGATTCTGGGAGGTTGAGACCTCATCATTGCGTGATTTCCCACAGCAGTTCAGGACTTTTGATATTGTCAAAAACAGCGATAATACGATCTCTATCTTTGCAACAGATGTTGATCCGGCAGTAAAAGATGGAACGATTGCTGCAAAGTCACGTTTCTACGCCGTGGCAGCAGATGAAATATTTAACAGTTCTATTCCGTATAAGCCAAGCGGGTCATATAATGCAGAGCTCGTTAAACAAGTAACTCCTGATATGCAGGAGAAGATTCAGAATCTGGGAACCCCCCAACTCTCCTGA
- a CDS encoding C-GCAxxG-C-C family protein, with the protein MNMDHAQEAVDLLAEGYSCSQSVFSVYAKEYGLDPALARKISTGFGGGIGRTGNMCGAVSGAILVLGLANGMNSLQEPEWREKSYSLDKEFIEKFISRFGSIQCPDLLGYNMAIPEELAESKRVGAAKKVCPELVRGAAEILDEMLKK; encoded by the coding sequence ATGAATATGGATCATGCACAAGAGGCAGTTGATCTGCTAGCTGAAGGATATTCCTGTTCCCAGTCAGTCTTTTCAGTGTATGCAAAAGAATATGGACTCGACCCGGCTCTGGCACGAAAGATCTCGACTGGTTTTGGAGGAGGCATTGGCAGGACCGGGAATATGTGTGGGGCAGTCAGTGGTGCCATACTGGTTCTTGGTCTGGCTAACGGGATGAATTCTCTCCAGGAGCCAGAATGGAGAGAGAAGAGTTATTCTCTTGATAAAGAGTTTATAGAGAAGTTTATCTCTAGATTTGGATCTATTCAGTGTCCTGATCTCCTGGGGTATAATATGGCGATCCCGGAAGAACTGGCAGAATCAAAGAGGGTTGGAGCTGCAAAGAAGGTGTGTCCGGAGTTGGTCCGGGGAGCGGCAGAGATCCTTGATGAGATGTTAAAAAAATAG
- a CDS encoding ATP-binding response regulator, producing MNLIPQNKKILIIEDEFITASALNLLLGGMGFEIVGVEDTGEGAIKATEQLKPDIVLMDIVLNGEMNGITAATHIREQFNIPVIYLTGQADDSTIFQAIESEPFGYIIKPFEEKNLKTSIMMALYKHELDQKLMESERRYRAIAELAQDSIIIFDRDYSIAYLNSYAIQFFKKERIGKSKIELSDIFPQELVDQVQRSLDSILSEGRYQRITLQGKLDSDEFWLDTIFVPILSRTNNITQIIALSRDITIQVLFDKEMEKQGIIQIEKNMEQFQILNDEIRNPLAVIMSIISLHDDEESRIVLEQIDHINNLVSRLDHGWVESEKVRSFFIKHYGYGKLCQKDEHNM from the coding sequence GTGAATTTAATACCACAGAATAAAAAAATCCTCATTATTGAAGATGAGTTTATCACCGCTTCAGCTTTAAATCTTCTTCTTGGGGGGATGGGATTTGAGATTGTTGGAGTTGAAGATACTGGTGAGGGAGCAATAAAGGCAACAGAACAATTAAAGCCTGATATCGTTCTGATGGATATTGTTCTCAACGGAGAGATGAACGGCATTACTGCTGCAACCCATATCAGAGAGCAATTTAATATTCCTGTGATTTATCTCACCGGACAGGCAGATGACAGTACCATATTTCAGGCGATAGAGAGTGAACCCTTCGGGTATATCATCAAACCGTTTGAAGAAAAGAACCTGAAAACCAGTATCATGATGGCTCTCTACAAACATGAGTTGGATCAGAAACTGATGGAAAGTGAGAGACGATATCGGGCTATTGCTGAACTCGCCCAGGATTCTATAATAATATTTGACCGTGATTATTCAATTGCATATTTAAACTCCTATGCAATCCAATTCTTCAAGAAAGAGAGAATTGGAAAATCCAAAATTGAGTTATCTGATATATTTCCACAGGAACTGGTAGATCAGGTACAACGATCTCTTGATTCAATTCTCAGTGAAGGAAGGTACCAGCGCATTACTCTGCAGGGTAAACTTGATTCAGATGAGTTCTGGTTGGATACTATCTTTGTTCCAATTTTATCCCGCACAAATAATATAACTCAGATTATCGCCTTGTCACGGGATATTACCATACAGGTCTTATTTGATAAAGAGATGGAAAAGCAGGGGATAATTCAGATTGAGAAAAATATGGAGCAATTCCAGATACTAAATGATGAAATCAGGAACCCTCTTGCAGTCATTATGTCAATTATATCCCTTCATGATGACGAGGAGAGCAGAATTGTATTAGAGCAAATAGATCATATCAACAACCTTGTATCCCGGCTCGATCATGGATGGGTGGAGTCTGAGAAAGTCCGGTCTTTTTTTATAAAACATTATGGGTACGGAAAACTATGTCAAAAAGATGAGCATAACATGTAA
- a CDS encoding tetratricopeptide repeat protein produces the protein MTRWIVVLLLFLLFVGIAFADSDNNTPTTSNAWNQKAFSLQNLGKFQEALNASNQATQLNPNSTQAWNTQASILIHLERYEEALAAINQTLQLNPTNAYASTTKDMLLEKLGITDESSDTDLVQKAIKLSNTKKMDEALTTINEAIAQDPNNIKAWDAKATIMLKFGDRERAVDALNHSVQLNPDSTFAWHTLGYTYINLDRYEDAIKAYDEELRLNPTSGDTLNNKAYALQKLGKYNEALEVINHALELYPNASIELQTKNSILSHLK, from the coding sequence ATGACTCGATGGATTGTTGTGTTATTATTGTTTCTTCTTTTTGTGGGAATAGCATTCGCTGATAGTGATAATAATACACCTACGACTTCAAATGCATGGAATCAGAAGGCCTTTTCATTACAAAATTTAGGAAAATTTCAAGAAGCTCTGAATGCTTCTAACCAGGCAACTCAACTGAATCCCAACAGTACCCAAGCTTGGAATACTCAAGCGTCAATTTTGATACATCTTGAGCGATATGAGGAAGCTCTTGCTGCAATAAATCAAACACTTCAATTGAACCCAACAAATGCCTATGCTTCCACAACAAAAGACATGCTACTTGAGAAATTAGGTATAACTGATGAATCATCAGATACCGATCTCGTCCAAAAAGCAATAAAATTGTCAAATACAAAGAAAATGGATGAAGCATTAACAACGATTAATGAAGCAATAGCGCAAGATCCCAATAATATCAAAGCATGGGATGCTAAAGCAACAATAATGTTAAAATTTGGAGATCGGGAAAGAGCGGTTGATGCACTTAATCACTCTGTCCAACTAAATCCAGATAGCACATTTGCATGGCATACCCTGGGTTACACGTACATTAATTTAGACAGATATGAAGACGCTATTAAAGCATATGACGAAGAATTGCGATTAAATCCAACATCAGGTGATACTTTAAATAACAAAGCATATGCTTTACAAAAACTTGGGAAATATAACGAAGCGCTAGAAGTAATTAATCATGCTCTTGAGTTATATCCAAATGCATCTATTGAGTTACAAACGAAGAACAGTATATTGTCTCACTTAAAATGA
- a CDS encoding META domain-containing protein, protein MRKILIVVGIVMVLLLLVTGCTSQTESKPVSTPATTAPTATITPSQTEIVSAPVKAAASDSSLLGTWYLKLMSDQNGTALVQTINPETTVIFEDNVNLTGYSGCNNYMGSYTLTGKPDADGKGITIGPLASTKKYCQDGASTETTYLQILEGATSYLVNENKELSITDNAQNTLVYQRTPYSTTSVPMGS, encoded by the coding sequence ATGAGAAAAATTCTCATTGTCGTGGGTATCGTAATGGTACTTCTTCTTCTGGTGACCGGGTGTACAAGTCAGACTGAATCAAAACCAGTTTCCACCCCGGCCACAACAGCCCCTACAGCAACAATCACTCCAAGTCAGACTGAAATCGTTTCTGCTCCGGTTAAGGCTGCAGCTTCAGACTCTTCCCTCCTGGGAACATGGTATCTGAAACTCATGTCTGATCAGAATGGTACCGCTCTGGTTCAGACGATAAATCCGGAGACAACAGTCATCTTTGAGGATAATGTAAACCTGACCGGGTATTCTGGCTGTAACAATTACATGGGCAGTTATACTCTGACTGGGAAACCAGACGCAGATGGAAAAGGAATAACCATTGGCCCTCTTGCGTCAACGAAAAAATACTGTCAGGATGGAGCCTCTACAGAAACAACCTATCTGCAGATCCTTGAAGGTGCAACATCATACCTGGTAAATGAAAACAAGGAGTTGTCGATTACTGACAATGCTCAAAATACACTCGTATACCAGAGGACCCCGTATAGCACTACATCAGTGCCAATGGGCTCCTAA
- a CDS encoding carboxylesterase/lipase family protein produces the protein MNIHKNVGFFLVICLLFIGISAGASMNETPSAVVKTDAGLISGLVQDGLRVYLGIPFAAPPTGELRWRAPEPVSPWEGVKETTAFSPACPQPIAADPNLSMSEDCLYLNVWTPAKSDNEKLPVMVFFYGGAFGKIAGSMSLYNGTALAQKGVIVVTPNYRVGALGFLAHPELDAESSQNSSGNYGLLDQIAALEWVQRNIESFGGDPSRVTIFGQSAGGESILIHLANPETKELYQQAIVESGTFWTKGAEIDALYTKADAEQLGEAYAKSLGFSGPDAIKQMRTLSYQDITNATPWPNSSFKMVNTPHFEPTIDGSVIPESPETVFRENRENPVPLIIGNNANDGTTLAAGANMSVQEYSTFIQSRFGNESGVVLEKYPANSTAEVQLRLEQIMTDYDFTDPVKFVAGSMANISPDTYRYQYSYVLPGQPYGAFHGSETMLLFGVPLPENPVTDSVRENMIDLWTRFAKTGDPNGGMNVSWPKYTEDGAYLDIGAAPIVK, from the coding sequence ATGAACATACACAAGAACGTTGGTTTTTTCCTGGTAATCTGCCTGTTATTTATCGGGATTTCTGCAGGAGCATCCATGAATGAGACGCCATCAGCGGTGGTCAAAACCGATGCTGGTCTTATCTCAGGATTAGTACAGGATGGACTCAGGGTATATCTTGGAATTCCATTCGCTGCTCCCCCTACCGGAGAACTTCGATGGAGAGCACCAGAGCCGGTGAGTCCATGGGAAGGGGTCAAGGAAACAACGGCTTTTTCACCGGCATGTCCCCAGCCGATTGCTGCAGATCCGAATCTTTCCATGAGCGAGGACTGTCTGTATCTCAATGTCTGGACCCCGGCAAAGAGTGACAACGAAAAGCTCCCGGTCATGGTCTTTTTCTATGGTGGAGCATTTGGAAAGATTGCAGGTTCTATGTCTCTCTATAACGGGACGGCTCTTGCACAAAAGGGTGTCATTGTGGTCACTCCCAATTACCGGGTAGGAGCTCTCGGATTCCTTGCTCACCCTGAACTGGATGCAGAGTCTTCACAGAATAGTTCTGGTAACTACGGGCTCCTTGATCAGATTGCTGCTCTGGAGTGGGTGCAGAGAAACATCGAATCTTTTGGCGGTGATCCATCCAGGGTGACAATATTTGGGCAGTCTGCCGGAGGAGAAAGTATTCTCATTCATCTGGCAAATCCAGAGACGAAAGAGCTTTATCAACAGGCAATCGTAGAGAGTGGCACCTTCTGGACAAAGGGAGCAGAGATTGATGCCCTGTACACCAAGGCTGATGCTGAACAGCTTGGAGAGGCATATGCAAAGAGCCTTGGTTTCTCAGGCCCTGATGCGATAAAGCAGATGCGTACCCTGAGTTACCAGGATATCACCAATGCAACACCCTGGCCGAATTCTTCGTTTAAGATGGTGAATACTCCGCATTTTGAGCCGACAATCGACGGCTCGGTTATACCGGAATCACCGGAAACAGTATTTCGTGAAAATCGCGAGAATCCGGTTCCACTCATCATCGGAAACAATGCTAATGATGGAACAACCCTTGCAGCTGGCGCCAACATGAGTGTCCAGGAGTACAGCACCTTTATTCAGAGCAGGTTTGGGAATGAATCCGGTGTGGTTTTAGAGAAATATCCTGCAAATTCAACCGCAGAAGTACAGCTCAGACTGGAACAGATCATGACAGATTATGACTTTACTGACCCGGTTAAATTTGTAGCAGGATCCATGGCAAATATAAGCCCAGATACATACCGGTACCAGTACTCGTATGTCCTTCCCGGGCAACCCTACGGAGCATTCCATGGCAGCGAGACCATGCTCCTCTTTGGTGTCCCATTACCTGAAAACCCGGTAACTGATTCAGTCAGAGAGAACATGATCGATCTCTGGACCCGGTTTGCAAAGACCGGGGATCCGAATGGTGGAATGAATGTCTCCTGGCCGAAGTACACCGAAGATGGAGCCTATCTTGATATCGGGGCTGCTCCAATTGTAAAGTGA
- a CDS encoding site-specific integrase — protein MNPKYSAFTVYLELPKTKKTRKCVTSRIVTLDDISTMIERINEAERTDEISSDRAMQYRTVILLGAYTGQRSEATLSKITVGDVRKALGTDKPCMSIPSDKDKIRMAHYVPIHPHLIEPLSCLISGRENDELLSSYHSINMWLKHKKFPLSRCQHHFILGDLRKFAEQHGDAICWNDSNRSYILTHGVSGVQWAHYKSPLPEYVYDVYMHAWKNIILEF, from the coding sequence ATGAATCCGAAATACTCTGCATTTACAGTATATCTTGAACTACCAAAAACTAAAAAAACTCGGAAATGTGTTACATCTCGGATTGTAACCCTTGACGATATCAGTACAATGATTGAGAGGATCAATGAAGCTGAAAGAACTGATGAGATTAGTTCAGACCGCGCTATGCAATATCGGACCGTAATTCTGCTTGGAGCATACACAGGTCAAAGGAGTGAGGCCACGTTATCAAAAATTACAGTTGGTGATGTTAGGAAAGCATTAGGTACAGATAAGCCATGCATGTCTATTCCATCGGACAAGGATAAAATCAGGATGGCTCATTATGTTCCCATTCATCCTCATTTGATAGAGCCACTGTCTTGTTTAATATCAGGGAGGGAAAATGATGAGTTGCTATCTAGTTATCATTCCATCAACATGTGGCTTAAACATAAAAAATTTCCTTTATCCCGATGTCAGCATCATTTCATTCTTGGGGATTTACGAAAGTTTGCGGAACAACATGGTGATGCTATCTGTTGGAATGATTCTAACCGATCATATATCCTCACCCACGGAGTATCAGGAGTTCAATGGGCTCATTACAAGTCACCTCTCCCTGAATATGTTTATGACGTGTATATGCATGCATGGAAAAATATAATTCTTGAATTTTAA